A stretch of the Verrucomicrobiia bacterium genome encodes the following:
- a CDS encoding cytidylate kinase-like family protein, translated as MWKNVSYEQCLSFINCQLNPARRVAEPAIKPAITISRLTGAGGRTVAAKLAEYLQQHAPVDCGWTVFDKNLMERVLEDHHISQRVAKYEPENHKPFIHDTLEEILGLHPSSWNLVKHTAETIWHLASMGNVILVGRGANVVTGRLATAFHVRLVGSLEHRTRRVEEVYRLMHAAAEEFIKTEDKGRRRYLKEHYGKDIDDPLLYDLVLNTDRVPYDEAARLIGDAVIHEFHLGKRVVAAAA; from the coding sequence ATGTGGAAAAATGTCAGTTACGAACAATGCCTGTCCTTCATCAACTGTCAGTTGAACCCGGCCCGCCGCGTCGCCGAGCCGGCAATCAAGCCGGCCATCACGATCTCGCGCCTGACCGGCGCGGGCGGACGAACGGTGGCCGCCAAGCTGGCGGAGTATTTGCAGCAACACGCTCCGGTGGATTGCGGCTGGACGGTCTTTGACAAGAACTTGATGGAACGGGTGCTCGAGGACCACCACATCTCGCAACGGGTGGCCAAGTATGAACCCGAAAATCACAAGCCGTTCATTCATGACACGCTGGAGGAAATCCTCGGACTGCACCCTTCGTCCTGGAACCTGGTCAAGCACACCGCGGAAACCATCTGGCACCTGGCCTCGATGGGCAATGTGATCCTTGTGGGCCGGGGAGCGAACGTGGTGACCGGCCGGCTGGCCACGGCCTTTCACGTGCGCCTCGTGGGATCGCTCGAGCACCGGACCCGGCGCGTCGAGGAAGTCTATCGGCTCATGCACGCTGCAGCGGAGGAATTCATCAAGACTGAGGACAAGGGGCGACGGCGCTACTTGAAGGAACATTACGGGAAGGACATCGATGACCCGCTGCTCTACGACCTCGTCCTCAACACCGACCGTGTGCCTTACGATGAAGCCGCGCGCCTGATTGGCGACGCCGTCATTCACGAGTTTCACCTGGGCAAACGGGTCGTTGCGGCCGCCGCCTGA
- a CDS encoding amino acid-binding protein, protein MAFKTGRVDTWAATLEDRPGGLADKLGVLANAGVNLEFMIARRSPESPGKGVLFVTPIKGMAAARAARQAGFTPTASLHAVRVEGPNRPGQGQRIAQALAAQGLNLRGFSAAALGRKFVAHLALDSTAEARKALRILEAL, encoded by the coding sequence ATGGCATTCAAAACAGGTCGGGTGGATACGTGGGCGGCGACCTTGGAGGACCGTCCCGGCGGGCTGGCTGACAAGCTGGGCGTCCTGGCCAATGCCGGAGTCAATCTGGAGTTCATGATTGCCCGCCGTTCGCCCGAATCACCGGGCAAAGGAGTTTTGTTCGTGACGCCCATCAAGGGCATGGCGGCGGCGCGCGCTGCGCGACAGGCCGGATTCACCCCCACAGCCAGTCTGCACGCCGTGCGCGTGGAAGGCCCCAACCGTCCCGGTCAGGGGCAGCGCATCGCACAGGCGCTCGCCGCGCAAGGATTGAACCTGCGCGGATTTTCCGCGGCGGCACTGGGGCGTAAATTTGTCGCCCACCTCGCGCTGGACAGCACCGCCGAGGCGCGCAAAGCCCTGCGCATTTTGGAAGCCTTGTAA
- a CDS encoding adenosine-specific kinase: MKLSVVAIQKPAAVNFILGQTHFIKSVEDLHEALVNAVPGIKFGLALCEASGKCLVRTSGTDAGLIELARQNAHALGAGHGFIIFLGDGFYPLNVLNAVKAVPEVCGIFCATANPTQVVVAETEQGRGILGVVDGFAPQGMETDADVAWRKDFLRQIGYKL; this comes from the coding sequence CTGAAACTTTCGGTTGTGGCCATCCAGAAACCGGCGGCCGTGAACTTCATTCTCGGGCAGACGCATTTCATCAAGAGCGTTGAAGATTTGCATGAGGCGCTCGTGAATGCCGTGCCGGGCATCAAGTTCGGCCTGGCCTTGTGCGAGGCTTCGGGCAAATGCCTCGTGCGCACCAGCGGCACCGACGCCGGCCTGATCGAGCTCGCGCGGCAGAACGCCCACGCCCTCGGCGCCGGCCATGGCTTCATCATCTTTCTGGGCGACGGCTTCTACCCGTTGAACGTGCTGAACGCGGTCAAGGCCGTGCCCGAGGTGTGCGGCATTTTTTGCGCGACCGCGAATCCCACGCAGGTCGTCGTGGCGGAAACGGAGCAGGGCCGCGGCATTCTGGGCGTGGTGGATGGCTTCGCGCCGCAAGGAATGGAAACTGATGCCGACGTGGCTTGGCGCAAAGATTTCCTGCGCCAGATTGGCTACAAGCTTTAA
- a CDS encoding Hsp20/alpha crystallin family protein — protein MEDPTSIELRRLQKRLNRFLQEFTGTPLVALAAQDVWTPAINAYWAGDRILICVDLAGVDKTAIDLNVESQRLVLRGRRELPEPRGGGRTVERVLALEINHGPFGRVVTLPDAVDPARTTAELRNGLLWVVLPLAGKGNAPERS, from the coding sequence ATGGAGGATCCGACCAGCATTGAGTTGCGACGGCTGCAAAAGCGGCTGAACCGGTTTTTGCAGGAATTTACCGGCACACCGCTGGTCGCGCTCGCCGCGCAGGATGTTTGGACGCCGGCCATCAACGCCTATTGGGCAGGGGATCGCATCCTCATTTGCGTGGACCTCGCCGGGGTGGACAAGACCGCGATTGACCTGAACGTCGAATCACAGCGCCTCGTGTTGCGCGGACGCCGGGAACTGCCCGAGCCGCGGGGCGGGGGCAGGACGGTGGAACGGGTTCTGGCGCTGGAAATCAACCACGGTCCATTCGGACGCGTGGTGACCTTGCCGGATGCGGTGGACCCCGCGCGGACCACGGCGGAATTGCGCAACGGCCTGTTGTGGGTTGTGCTGCCGCTGGCCGGGAAGGGGAATGCGCCTGAAAGGAGCTGA
- the lon gene encoding endopeptidase La, whose amino-acid sequence MSDTVSNKPPVEIDVEQPMGGAPGRSAQSGPDEPRIPAVLPLLPLRNTVMFPGMVAPLSVGRPASVKMLGEVLPHGKIIGVVAQRDGAQEEPGAADVYPVGTAVTVLKLLREIEGGVVVVRGLQRFVIRRFVQTQPWLRAEIELLPSSAPPTNDQEWEAAVRNLRESAAKAAELSPDVPAGVELVLMNIEDAGQLADLVAGNLPMELPERQALLEQTDVVKRVRAVQQRVHAQLEILKLQQKLQKQVSSQFSDMQRRAYLHEQIKAIQRELGEDAEGTEQQVEQLRQRLAEAKPPAPVVEQAGRELKRLGYVPPASAEFSVIVSYVETLVELPWNKLTEDNLDLNRAQQILDRDHHDLEKVKRRLIEYLAVRKLNPAGRGPILCFLGPPGVGKTSLGQSIADALGRKFARMSLGGMRDEAEIRGHRRTYIGSMPGQVIQELRRQGTRNPVFMLDEIDKLGADFHGDPASALLEVLDPRQNQSFVDHYLDVPFDLSQVMFITTANYMDPVPPALRDRMEVIEIPGYTDREKLIIGRDYLLRRQLAENGLKAGQCKWSTAALEKIIEDYTREAGVRELERQIGAVCRAVAAQIARGERDHVNVEPKLVMTLLGPARYIRETRLQTNRPGVATGLAYTPTGGEVLHIEATRYPGKANVTLTGQLGDVMAESVEAALSLVRTRVRELGIPADAFKDTDVHVHVPSGAVPKDGPSAGVAMFTALASLFTDTPVRGTVAMTGEITLRGLVLPVGGLKEKCLAALRAGIKQVILPKLNAKDLVEVPDEVKEKLKFSLVDNVDEVLALALVPKRSLPASSPRTHRPKAKRRARRLRHVAVSNL is encoded by the coding sequence ATGAGCGACACGGTCTCCAACAAACCACCGGTCGAGATCGACGTTGAACAACCGATGGGCGGCGCGCCCGGGCGCAGCGCCCAGTCTGGACCGGACGAGCCGCGCATACCCGCCGTGTTGCCGCTGTTGCCCTTGCGGAACACGGTCATGTTTCCCGGCATGGTCGCGCCGTTGAGCGTGGGCCGGCCGGCGTCGGTGAAAATGCTCGGCGAAGTGCTGCCGCACGGCAAAATCATCGGAGTGGTGGCCCAGCGGGACGGGGCGCAGGAAGAGCCCGGCGCGGCGGATGTTTATCCTGTCGGCACCGCCGTGACGGTGTTGAAACTGCTGCGCGAAATCGAAGGCGGTGTGGTCGTCGTGCGCGGTCTGCAACGCTTCGTCATCCGGCGCTTCGTGCAGACGCAGCCCTGGTTGCGGGCCGAGATCGAACTGCTGCCGAGTTCCGCTCCGCCCACGAACGATCAGGAGTGGGAGGCGGCCGTGCGCAACCTCCGGGAAAGCGCGGCGAAAGCCGCCGAGCTGTCGCCGGACGTGCCCGCCGGCGTGGAGCTGGTGTTGATGAACATCGAAGATGCGGGGCAGCTGGCCGATCTGGTCGCGGGAAATCTGCCCATGGAACTGCCCGAACGGCAGGCGTTGCTGGAGCAGACCGATGTGGTCAAGCGCGTGCGCGCCGTGCAACAGCGGGTCCACGCGCAGCTCGAAATTCTCAAGCTCCAACAGAAGCTCCAGAAGCAGGTGTCGTCGCAGTTCTCGGACATGCAACGCCGCGCGTATTTGCATGAGCAGATCAAGGCGATCCAGCGCGAACTTGGCGAAGACGCCGAGGGAACCGAGCAGCAGGTCGAGCAGTTGCGCCAGCGGCTGGCCGAAGCCAAACCGCCGGCCCCGGTGGTCGAGCAAGCCGGGCGCGAGTTGAAACGGCTGGGCTATGTGCCGCCCGCCAGCGCGGAGTTTTCCGTCATTGTCAGCTACGTCGAAACGCTCGTGGAACTGCCGTGGAACAAATTGACGGAGGACAATCTCGATTTGAACCGCGCACAGCAAATCCTCGACCGCGATCATCACGATCTCGAAAAGGTGAAGCGCCGGCTGATTGAATACCTCGCGGTGCGCAAGCTGAACCCGGCCGGCCGCGGCCCGATTTTGTGCTTTCTGGGTCCACCCGGCGTGGGCAAGACGAGCCTGGGGCAATCCATTGCCGATGCGCTCGGCCGGAAATTTGCGCGCATGAGCCTCGGCGGCATGCGGGACGAGGCGGAGATCCGCGGCCACCGGCGGACCTACATCGGCTCGATGCCTGGACAGGTGATTCAGGAGTTGCGCCGTCAGGGCACCCGCAATCCCGTGTTCATGCTGGATGAAATTGACAAGCTGGGCGCGGACTTTCATGGCGATCCGGCGAGCGCCCTGCTCGAAGTGCTCGACCCGCGGCAGAACCAGTCATTCGTGGATCATTATCTCGACGTGCCGTTCGATCTGTCGCAGGTGATGTTCATCACCACGGCGAACTACATGGACCCGGTGCCGCCGGCGTTGCGCGACCGCATGGAGGTCATCGAGATTCCCGGTTACACCGACCGCGAGAAACTCATCATTGGGCGCGATTATCTGCTTCGGCGGCAGTTGGCGGAAAACGGACTCAAAGCGGGGCAATGCAAGTGGTCCACGGCGGCGCTGGAAAAGATCATCGAAGACTACACACGCGAAGCCGGCGTGCGTGAATTGGAGCGGCAGATCGGCGCGGTGTGCCGGGCCGTGGCGGCGCAGATTGCCCGCGGGGAGCGCGATCATGTCAACGTGGAACCGAAGCTCGTGATGACACTGTTGGGGCCGGCCCGCTACATTCGGGAAACCCGGCTGCAAACCAACCGGCCGGGCGTGGCCACGGGGCTCGCCTACACGCCGACGGGCGGTGAAGTGTTGCACATTGAAGCCACGCGGTATCCGGGCAAGGCCAATGTCACCCTCACCGGCCAGCTCGGCGACGTGATGGCTGAATCGGTCGAGGCGGCCCTGAGCCTGGTGCGCACACGTGTGCGCGAGCTGGGCATTCCCGCCGACGCCTTCAAGGACACTGACGTGCACGTGCATGTTCCCAGCGGCGCCGTGCCCAAGGATGGTCCCTCCGCCGGCGTGGCGATGTTCACGGCCCTGGCGTCGTTGTTCACCGACACACCGGTCCGCGGCACGGTGGCGATGACCGGCGAAATCACGTTGCGCGGCCTGGTGCTGCCAGTCGGTGGCTTGAAGGAAAAATGCCTCGCCGCTCTTCGCGCCGGCATCAAACAGGTCATTCTTCCAAAGCTGAACGCGAAGGACCTGGTGGAAGTGCCGGACGAGGTGAAGGAAAAGCTCAAGTTTTCGCTGGTGGACAACGTGGACGAAGTTCTGGCGCTCGCGCTCGTGCCAAAACGGTCACTGCCGGCATCGTCGCCCCGCACGCACCGGCCCAAGGCAAAACGACGCGCGCGTCGCTTGCGTCACGTCGCGGTGTCAAACTTGTGA
- a CDS encoding DUF6504 family protein yields the protein MQLLPTEVECYAGHQADEIPRRFQWGGQWLDVAEVLDRWQQLENLPEWPRANYFKVRAADGHDYLLKHDREADAWFLVRRW from the coding sequence ATGCAACTCCTGCCCACGGAAGTCGAGTGTTATGCCGGTCATCAAGCCGATGAAATCCCGCGGCGATTTCAATGGGGCGGGCAGTGGCTGGACGTTGCGGAGGTGCTGGACCGCTGGCAGCAACTGGAGAACCTGCCCGAATGGCCACGGGCCAATTATTTCAAGGTGCGGGCTGCCGATGGACACGATTATTTGCTCAAGCATGACCGGGAGGCGGATGCGTGGTTTCTGGTGCGGCGGTGGTGA
- a CDS encoding Hsp20/alpha crystallin family protein: MSAMTKWHPFGTREKLELLAPERRWDPFWEMERDLAMLWNRMDQMFGQPLLAAPAEGLTETAWFPRVDITEDEKEYLVKAELPGVKKEEIKVTVRDGNLTISGERKAEKEEKSRRYHRLERAYGGFERSFTLPGNAEAAKITSEFKEGVLSVHLPKVPGATARAIEVKVS, translated from the coding sequence ATGAGTGCAATGACAAAATGGCATCCCTTCGGAACGCGGGAAAAGCTGGAGCTGTTGGCGCCCGAGCGGCGCTGGGATCCGTTCTGGGAGATGGAGCGTGACCTGGCCATGTTGTGGAACCGCATGGACCAGATGTTTGGCCAGCCGTTACTGGCAGCGCCGGCCGAAGGTCTGACCGAGACGGCGTGGTTCCCACGGGTGGACATCACCGAGGACGAAAAGGAGTATCTCGTCAAAGCGGAGCTGCCGGGCGTAAAGAAGGAGGAGATCAAGGTCACGGTGCGCGACGGCAATCTGACCATCAGCGGCGAGCGCAAGGCGGAGAAGGAGGAAAAGAGCCGCCGCTATCATCGTCTCGAACGCGCTTACGGCGGCTTTGAACGGAGTTTTACGCTGCCAGGCAATGCGGAGGCGGCCAAAATCACCTCAGAGTTCAAGGAAGGCGTGTTGAGCGTGCACCTGCCCAAAGTTCCCGGTGCCACGGCCAGGGCCATCGAGGTGAAAGTGTCATGA
- a CDS encoding c-type cytochrome, producing MKSHLVMAGLLMLSLLPGCDSGLKSSRGFRLPDGDAEKGKQAFVDLKCYTCHKVEGVAALPAPTAFNLTLGGETARVKTYGELVTSIINPSHVISEPYRRQLTDAKLSPMPEFNRTMTVEQVIDLVAFLQPRYKLVEPTYEQPYP from the coding sequence ATGAAATCCCATCTGGTCATGGCGGGACTGTTGATGCTGTCTCTCCTGCCGGGCTGCGACAGCGGCCTGAAATCGAGCCGGGGCTTCCGGTTGCCGGACGGTGACGCCGAAAAAGGCAAACAGGCGTTCGTCGATCTCAAATGTTATACCTGCCACAAGGTTGAGGGGGTGGCGGCGTTGCCGGCGCCGACGGCTTTCAATCTCACGCTGGGTGGCGAAACCGCCCGCGTGAAAACCTACGGCGAGCTGGTCACCTCCATCATCAACCCATCCCACGTCATCTCCGAGCCATACCGGCGTCAGTTGACGGATGCCAAACTGTCGCCGATGCCCGAGTTCAATCGCACGATGACGGTGGAACAGGTCATTGACTTGGTGGCGTTTCTCCAGCCGCGTTACAAGCTGGTGGAGCCGACTTACGAACAGCCCTATCCGTGA